Within the Pirellulales bacterium genome, the region GGACGGATCGAATGAAAAGAGACGGCATCGTCCGGTGCCGGCATACGAAACCGCCGAACGACAAGACGCTCGGCTCTATCGTGGCAAGGCATCTTGGTATCGGCGGAGAGGCTGCAACAGCGATAAGCATGAGAGGACAGGGAAACCGGCGAAGGCAGCGGGCGGCCGGCGGCCGGTCGGGATGGCACGCCGGCCGCGATTCCTGGTCATGCGGAGCACAGGGACGAGACCATAGCGCCAGGGCAATCGCATTCCGGCGGTCGAATGTGTCGCACCGTCGATCACATGCTCCGCCGCGACGAAGTGACAACGAACCAAGCGGCGGTCGAGATCAGCCGCGAAAGAATCCGGCTCGTGATGCGAATGTCACCGGGCCAGTCATTTTTGCCATTCCTCGGCATGACGCATACGATGCTGCGTCATCAAAGGGCGCTGCCATGCTGCGTATTCATCAAATAGCGAATGCGGCTAACGCGAAGGCGTACTACACCACGTCGGATTATTTTCTCGATACGCCCGGCCAATGGATCGGCAAGGGCGCCGAACTTCTCGGCCTCTCTGGTCGCTGCGATCAAAAAGATTTCAACGCCCTCTGTGACAATCTGAATCCGGTAAGCGGCAAGCCACTCACGGTCGTGACACGCGACGGCCGGCGAACTGGCTGGGATTTTTGCTTCAATTCGAGTAAGTCAGTTGGCATCGCCCGCGAACTGACGGGCGACATGCGAATCGAGGACGCTCACTGCGAAGCCGTGACCTACGCCATCGGCGAAATTGAAAAGGATATGGCGACGCGCGTGCGAGTCGGTGGCCAGGACGACGACCGCAATACCGGCAACCTCGTCGGGATGCACGTCATCCATCGCACGACGCGGCCGAATAAGGACGACCATCTGCCGGATATGTCGCTGCACAGCCACGTCGTGGTGTTCAACGCAACGCATGATTCGGTCGAAAATCGCTGGAAGGCCGCACAGCTAGGCGACATCAAACACCACGATGCGCCGTACTACGAAGCGCTCTATCACAATCGCCTGGCCGCGAATCTCAAGGCCATCGGCTACGGCATCCGCCGCAAAGACAAGACGTTTGAGGTGGCCGGGATTTCCGATGAGCTCATTAAGAGATTCAGCCGGCGGACGGCAACGATTGAGGAAATGGCAGCGGCGCTCGGGCTGCGGAATCCCGAATCGAAGGCCAAGCTTGGGGCGACAACGCGGCTGCACAAAGTCGAACTCAAGGAAGACGATTTGACGCGCTACTGGCGTAGCCGGCTTTCGCACAAAGAACGGGCGACGATGGAAAAGCTCGATGGCCACGAGTCGTATCAATCGGACGAGCGGCAGGCAACGCGCTACGCGATTGCCCACATGTTTGAACGCGACAGCGTCGTTGATGAACGGCGGCTCTATGAGGCGGCAATCCGGCATGGCATCGGCTGCGTTTCGCCGGACGGCATTCGGGCCGAGGCGGTCCGGCAGGGTGTCCTATCGAACGGCAAGGAAGCGACGACGCGGGATCTGCTCGCGGAGGAGCGCCGGATCATCGCCTTCGCCCGCGACGGCAGGGGAACCTGCAAGCCGATGGCGACGGAGGAACAGCTTACGCGGCAAAAGGATTTTCAAAATCTGTCGGCCGAACAGAAACGCATCGTCATGCACATCGGGCGCTCGACCGATCGCGTCATCGTAGTGGAAGGTGATGCCGGCACTGGCAAGACGGATTCCCTGCTGGTCACGATTCCCGGCATCAATACGCCGGGCGTTATGCTGGCTCCCTCGGCCGACGCCAGTCGCGGAGTTTTGCGGAGCAAGGGGTTCGCAAACGCCGATACGCTGGCGAAGTTTCTGCAAGACAAGGAATTCCAGGAGCAGGCCAAAGGCGGGTTCATCCTGCTCGACGAAGCGCCGCTGGCGGGCTTCAAGGATATTGACCAATTGATGAAAGTGGCAAAGGAAATTAACGCTCGGGTCATACTTCTTGGGGATCGTAAACAGCACGGCAGCGTGCAACGCGGCAACCTGTTTCCGGTGCTGGAGCGATTCGCCGGGCTGCCGGTCGGCCGCCTCACCGAAATCTTTCGTCAGCAAAACGATTGCTACAAGCAAGCGGTGGCGAGCTTGGCCAAGGGCGATATGACGGGCGGCTTCGACCGGCTTTTCGATCTCGGCTGGGTGAAAGAGACCAGCAGCAACGCGCCCCTCGTCGACGATTACATGGCGGCGATTCAGGCAAACAAGTCCGTGATTGTCGTGGCGCCGACGCATGTCGAGGGCGACGAAATCACGGCAGAGATTCGTAGCCGGCTCAAAGAGGCCGGCATTTTAAGCAAGGATGAACGGGTAATTGAGCGGCTCAATCCATTGTCCTGGACAGAAGCCGAAAGAGGCGACCTCGCCCGATATGAAGGCAGCGAAGTCATGCGGTTTCACCGCAACTCGGGCTCGTTCCGTGCCGGCCAGCGTGTCCGGGTCGCGGACTGGAAGCCCGGCCAGCACTTCGGCAAAGCGTCAGATTTTTCACTCTACGAGCCGGCGAGCATCGCGATTGCGGCTGGCGACCTGCTTCGGGCAACGGCTGGCGGGAAGACGAAGGACGGCAAGCACAAGTTCGACAACGGCTATAGCTGCGAAGTTGCCGGCTTCACCGAGGGCGGCGACATCCGGCTGAAAAATGGCTGGGTCATCGCGAAGGATTTTGGGCACCTGGCTTACGGCTACGTCAGCACATCGCACGCGTCGCAAGGCAAGACTTTGGATCGCGTGCTGATCTCGATGGGCAACGAGTCGATCCCAGCCATTTCGGCGGAACAGTTTTATGTGTCGGTTTCGCGCGGCCGCGAAAGAGCCACGGTTTTTAGCGACTTGCCGGCCGATGAATTGCGGCAACTGATTCAGCGGGCCGACAACCGAAAAGCTGCCACGGAACTCATGGGCCACGCAGCGCCGAAGCGAACCGACCGCCTGCGGACGTTTGCCAAACGCACCAGAGACGCGTTTCGTCAACTGCGTGAAAAGGCGGTCGAAATCTTCAGAGACTTCTCGTTTGAAAGGGAACGGTCAAATGCCGGACAACAACGATAACCATTCAAAGCTGCGATCCAGTCTGTTCGGTGCAAAACCCGTCACCGCGTCGCCCGACGAAGAGATTTCCAACTTTGGTCTGCCGGACACTTCGGCACCGTACCAAGCGTTTGCCCGCCCCACCAATAAGCCGGTGTACACGCTGCACTGCGGGCTCGGCAAGGACGGCTTTCGCTCGTTCGAATTCGTCCATTTGGATTCCAATAACTCGTTCAAGACGTCCTCATCTGGGCAGGTCATCACGTTGCGCTTCGCCGGCACGCAGGTCATGCAAGTCACGATTAAGGGTCGCAACCTGTGGCAGTTGTATGGCGCTCTTCATTCGCACCTTATTCCCTGGATCGTGCGAGCGGATCGCGACTTGGCGGACGAGCAAGAGGCCATCATTACCGCGATTGAGATCGTGGCAGTGGAATCGTCCGAGAGCAAGTTAGAAGTAAGTTAAAACGCTCTGGAAACTGTTCTGCGAAACTGCCGTGAGTGCGATTTCGTTGCCGATTCCTTCTGCGCCGGATCGGTTGACGAGATCACTGACAAAGAATGGTGCCGAATCGTTCTTGAGTAGGCGAGCAGCATCTCACCCGCGAACGGATAGAAATTCGCCAGCGCCGGCGAATTAACCAGGGCCGGTATGGCTCGTGAGCGGGACGCGAATTGTTCTTGGTTTTTCGGTGTTCTAGCCGAACAAACGCTCTCGATAGTGCAAATCTATGATCGCCTCGCGTGATTCGCAAAATCCATACGACGATTGCGCTTAAGTGCTTTAATAATGGGTGGTTATGGATGGCAATACAGAAAGGAGATGCCCGAAGCACAATCGGGCATCTGCTTTTCCGAACTGTAGTCCACACAAGAGATTGCGCGCTTTTTATAGATTTTCTACATCCTTTTTGAATTGATTTCGTATGAGTTATTAGGGGGCGAAAAGTCGTTATACGCACCAAAGGAAGATTCGGTCCACAGAAATCAGAAAATTGGATGCGGCTGCCCAAAAGTCGTGGGTGTCGCAAGACAGGGGGGGACAATCGGCAATTTCACGTTCGGCGTTTCAGTTGAATAGCAGTTTCTTTGAAGTTGACTTTTTAAATCGAAAGTGATGTTGTTTTCGTTCGACGCCGCCCCGTCTGATTTCATAGGGATTTTCCATCAACTAAGTCAGGCTCAAAAAGGTCGCGTTTGTTAGAGGGAGTAGGAGTTTCGTTGCCAAAACGAAGGATTCGTTCAAGAAAGGATATTGACGTGTCAGATTATCGCACCCATACGTCGGCACCGGATTCGATTAACGGCCTCGGAAGGGGCTTTGGCAATGGAAGGCGGGGAGGACTATCCATCGGTGAATTCGGGTTTGGAGACGATGGCGAGGGACCGACTGGACCGTTTGGTTCGAGCGAACCGTGGGAAATTCGGGACCACTTTCGCCTATTCAATGAAACTGGTTGGGAACTGAAGCACGGAGCAAGATCGCTGAACGAGGTGGCGAAGGTGCTGCTCCGTCGGCGTAAGGAGCGACGGTATCCGGCCGATTTGCCATCGGCCGCAAGTTCGATGTCTCTTGCCCACGAAGCAGTCTCAGAGTTTTTCGGTCTTCGTTACTTTCAGATTGGCCGTTCGGTCGAACTCTTCATCACGCGGGGAAAGGGGTGGCCCAGCACGGGATTGAGCGCATTGGGAGATCGCGCCTGGCGGGTCACACGTATTTGGCTTGTATACCACGGGTACGTGATAGATGAAAACGGTTGACATTCGTTTTCCGCCATCGCACGCTAATCTCGTTTGAAAACAGAGGTGGCAGGGGGACGGTGATTACATCTGGCGGGGGCCGACGTGATTCGGAGGAAGCGTTTAAGGACCTGGACCTGAGCTGCATCCATTTTCCGAGCGATAGCCTGTCAATCGGAACTCTTCGGAAGGAGCATCCCGAACTGTTCGACATAGGATTCGCATCCGGAGTCAACGCACAGCCGCAATTTTTTTTTCAACTCTCGACATGGCGGCCATGCCGAGGAGCAGCTCGCGCACATGCTCTATTGCGAAAGGTTCATTGCCGTTTCAGCCTATGCGGAGGTGAAAGGTATTGCTGGTCCGAACAACGAGTTTGCAGATTTGGCAGATTTGAAGGAGTCGGTGATTGAGCTTTATACCCAGTACAAGATCGCTAGCGGTATTCACCATGCGGAGCAATTGATTCGAGACATTGAGCGGCAGGCCGCTCAGTTGGCGAATCAGCAGAATCTATGATCTTCGCTAGATAGCGCTCGTTCACGTTCGCACTGTAGAGATACAACACCCCGCGGGAGAAATCCTGGCGGGGTGTTTTATTTTGTGAAACAGAATTCTCTTGTTACTCGGGAACGAAAATAATTGGACCGTGAGCAATCGACCAGGATGTGTCGTCCACACGCCACAGGAGGCTCACAATGCTTCTAAGAACTCTGGTCCTGGACGAAGTCGCGGCTTCACACACTTTCGAGTAAGTCGAGGTAAGTGAGACATCTCATCCGGTCGAGCACGATCTGACGGTGCTAAAGCAAGGTGTTTTATTCTGTGAAATGGTTCTAGTCCATTTACGCGGACTGGAAATAATTGAGCACGTTGAGTAACTCCCAATATCCGCTGACGCACTGGTGACAGCACTTAACCGAAAGGAGACCTGAAATGGCCGAAATCGAACACGCAAGATTGTCATTGGCAGGCTTAAAGCCGCATCCGCGAGTGGCTCGCACGCGAAGGGACGGGAAGAAAACCGGCCGACTGAGCGGCTCGATCAAAAAGGACGGCCAGATCAATGAATTCATCGTTGGCCCTGACCGGGAAACGGTCGTGAACGGCTGGGGCCGCGTCCTGGCGCTACAGGAGGCGGGCGAGGAATTTGGCAATGCAAAAATCCTCGATCATCTCCCAAGCGATTTCAAGCTGAAGGTGATGAATTTTGTTGAGAACCAGCTGCGGGAAGGGCTATCGGGCTACGACCAGTGGGTCACCGCGACGGACTGCC harbors:
- the mobF gene encoding MobF family relaxase, giving the protein MLRIHQIANAANAKAYYTTSDYFLDTPGQWIGKGAELLGLSGRCDQKDFNALCDNLNPVSGKPLTVVTRDGRRTGWDFCFNSSKSVGIARELTGDMRIEDAHCEAVTYAIGEIEKDMATRVRVGGQDDDRNTGNLVGMHVIHRTTRPNKDDHLPDMSLHSHVVVFNATHDSVENRWKAAQLGDIKHHDAPYYEALYHNRLAANLKAIGYGIRRKDKTFEVAGISDELIKRFSRRTATIEEMAAALGLRNPESKAKLGATTRLHKVELKEDDLTRYWRSRLSHKERATMEKLDGHESYQSDERQATRYAIAHMFERDSVVDERRLYEAAIRHGIGCVSPDGIRAEAVRQGVLSNGKEATTRDLLAEERRIIAFARDGRGTCKPMATEEQLTRQKDFQNLSAEQKRIVMHIGRSTDRVIVVEGDAGTGKTDSLLVTIPGINTPGVMLAPSADASRGVLRSKGFANADTLAKFLQDKEFQEQAKGGFILLDEAPLAGFKDIDQLMKVAKEINARVILLGDRKQHGSVQRGNLFPVLERFAGLPVGRLTEIFRQQNDCYKQAVASLAKGDMTGGFDRLFDLGWVKETSSNAPLVDDYMAAIQANKSVIVVAPTHVEGDEITAEIRSRLKEAGILSKDERVIERLNPLSWTEAERGDLARYEGSEVMRFHRNSGSFRAGQRVRVADWKPGQHFGKASDFSLYEPASIAIAAGDLLRATAGGKTKDGKHKFDNGYSCEVAGFTEGGDIRLKNGWVIAKDFGHLAYGYVSTSHASQGKTLDRVLISMGNESIPAISAEQFYVSVSRGRERATVFSDLPADELRQLIQRADNRKAATELMGHAAPKRTDRLRTFAKRTRDAFRQLREKAVEIFRDFSFERERSNAGQQR